TCAGGACTCTGCTGTTTTTCCTCGTCTACCACAGATACTGTCCGTCTTCATCCCGACAGCATCCACTATGTCGACATGATCACTGCTTGTGTCTTTTCAGCACAAACTTGTTAAAATACATACCTTGGGACTAAGTTGATGGgcgtctttcttttctttgcccATCTGTGATAGAAGTGGAAAAACAGCGGTAAACTATAAACTGTGCTGAACAAACATAGCTTCACTCCCCCCACCATATTATGACAATCCCCAGGAAAAGCGATAAAGCCACGAAGAATAGTGAGAGGTTATGTGTCTTTGGtaaatcaactttttaaagggttttttattttagacatgcATTAGTATATTTATATAACAACATGGCAAGCATACATACCAAGTGCTGAAGCCTTCATTCACCATGAACACCCACGGCCAACCAAATTAATTCCCTGAGTTTCAGTGGTGCTACAAATGTCTAAGCATTTCTTCTTCAAAAGCATCAATTTTAAGATTGGATCAGCTTTTTAAAGATCAGCAGTAAAGAACACCTCTAAAACAATAGTCCCCATCCATCAAATGGCTTAACAGTACAGCAACAACATAAATTTTATAAAGTGGAAGAAATCTTACCCTTGCTCAGAACCAGTTGGGACCTCTTctcctgaacacacacaaaaagaataaTTTCTGTCATCCACACAAAAGCAGAATTCCATCCAAATGCTTCTTTATGTAAAAGAGGATGTTTTAAACAATTGTAAAAGGAGGATTGCTACACTTACCAGTTTTCTCTGTGACGGCTTCCTGTGAAGCTTcttgttgaacaggtgctggaggaTGAAATGACCAAAAAGTTTGACTAAGAATAGTTCCAAACTTCTacagtaaaacatgaaatgCATCACCGACTGCTCAGTTTAAACCATACTACTTTATATAACTGTAGCAGTGACACAAGGTCATGTCACAATTGGTCATGAGCTTGGCTTAACTAAGGACCGTGCCCAGTATACAGCCACAGATACGTTTACAATCTGTGTCCGTCAGATTGTTTACCTGGAGCAGTCTGTGTGGATTCAGCAGGTGCTGCAGCTGGTGGCACAGCAGGCTTTGCACCTGGAGCATCAGATTGACCTGGTGGAACTACGCTGGGGTTAGCAACTGGAGAGGCTGTGTTGTGGGCAACGTCAACAGGTCCAGGTGCAGCAACAATAGGAACAATAGACGGTACAGGACTTTGTACAGGAGTGACTGAAGAGAGCAAAGTAGTGGAGGGGACCCCAGTGGTAGTGCTAAAAGTCACAACAGGGGCTTGAGAATTTACAGCTTGTGCTGAGCTTGAGATTGAAGCTGGCAGAACAACTGGAGCCTGAACAACAATCTGAGTAGGACCAGTAACTTGACTAGGAGCTGGGGCTGGAGAAGGAACTACAGACAGAGTGATGTTTGAACCAACAGCAGTAGTACGAGGAGCCTGCGCTTCCGTCTGAATGGCCGGAGCAGTAGAAGGAACAAAGACCTGTGGTGGGGCAGCCCCTGTATGCCCCTGTGGAGGCCTTTCTATAGTGCTTTGCTGGGAGTCACCTGTGCCAGAAATAGATACTGCAGCTGGTGCAGGCTTATTTTTTACTTGAGCAGTGGGAGATGGAGACACTGGGCTCTTTCGAATGGTGTTAATAGTAGCAGGACTAGAGCAGGGAGGCGGAGAAGCCAGAGGGGGCTGAAAGGGAGCTGATGGGTTTGGATGGGGAGATGGCTGCTGGACCGGGACAGCAGATTTTTGAAAGGAATTTGTGTCACTCACACTTTCTGTTTTGATGGTTCCTGAGTTAATTTGCTGAGGAGCCAAGAGAGTACCAACAGGGGCTGATGAGGGCATGCTAGTGGTTATCTGTATTTGTCCAACAGCCCCTCTAGTGGGCTGGGCACTGGTCATATTAGTTCCTGTGGCCTGTGTGAAGCTTGGGGCAGCAGAAAGCTGAAAGTTTGCAGCAGACACCTGGATAGACCCCACCATGGTGACAGACTGTGATACCACTGATGTGTTGGGCGCCACAGACGAACCTGGAacctggaaaactgggttgatAAATACAGGGGCGGTGGTGATAAACTGAGGCCGAGGTCCAGGACTCTGTTGCCGGATGTCCTGGGGTCTGGCATTCTTGTTAGGGACAGCTACCATGGTGGAGACCATAGATGTGGGTGGCTGTGGAGTGGGGGCAGAAGTGATGGGGTTTGAGGTGACAAACACTGTGATCTGGTTGGGGGAAATGGTGGTTGAAGATGCAGGAATCTGAATGACTGAGTGCACACTTGTCACAGGTTTAGGGCTGGGGCTTGGCTTAACAGTTGAAGTGGCTGAATTAACAGCAGGGCTGGAGCCAGAAATGGCAGAAACAGCTGAGGCAGAACTGTTCTGGCTGGAAGTGACTGTATTGGCACTTACAGTTGAAGGGGCATTAGTGTTAGTACTGACTGAGCTGCAATGTGTAGAAGTTAAATTTATATTTGGACTGGGATTGACACCGCTACAGGTGAGGTTTTGGTTAAGATTAACCGTAGTACTGGAGTTTACATTACTGGAAGGGTGTGAGCAGGGAAGTGAAATAGACTGCGAGGTGGGACTGCTAGCAGAGACTGGAGTAGAAATCTTGGGTTTAGCCTCTGTTTCAGTTACAGTAGTAGTAGTGACACCAGACACTGATCTATCTGTAGGCAGGGAATTGCTGTTAAGTGATCTGTCTGGATCTAAGGCAGACTTTGGGCTGTCTTTTCCCATGACAACATTATTACTCTGCGTGGGCCGAAGCGGCATGTTTGAAACACCTGTGTTATCCAGTAATTGATTGAGGGAGGTTGGAGCTCCTCTGAGAGCTGGTGAGACTTCTGAGTCCTGCATAGATGCTGGGTGTGTTGGTTGCCTATCGACTGTGCCAGCCTGTGTTTCCAAATCAGATTTAGGATACTGAGGTGCAGGAAGGCGAGGACTTGCCATCCTGGGGGCTGTTAATTCCCTCAAAGGTTGTCCCTGTGGTTGAGACTGGGGTATTTGTCGCTGCTCTCCAGTAACGATTCCCTGATTTTCCCTGACTCCATCAGCTGAGTTACCATGAATCCCATGGAGGGAACTCTGGGTCTGTTGAGTCTCTGTGCATCCACTCACTTGTGAAGGCAGAGATACTGGACTCTGAGGTACTGAGGAAGGACTTAGCATCATTGTTTGTCCTTGGGGATTTACTAACTGCTGTTGGTGAGGAGGGCAGGAGATAGTCATTTTTGCCCCCTTCTGTCTTCCTGGACTTGGAGTGGCTGACTTGCGACTAGAGGCTGGACTTGACCTTCGACTATTGCTAGGGCTTGCTCTCTTACTTTGCCCTCCAGGCTGTTTGTCCTGTTTAGCACCCGAAGCCCCTACACCAGCACCAGAAGAGAAAGGCTGTTGACTGTTATTAGTGTTATTTCCACCTGTATTGCCATTGTTGCCTGTTAGAGTAAGGCTAGGGGGGGCCTGCCCAATGGCTTTCAGAGTTGTTGGGTTCAGACCTTGCTGATCAAACCCCCTATTAAGGTTCGGCTGTCTTGGAGGCAGAGGAATGTTAATTTTGGGAGGAAACAGGCCTGCAATAGAGGCATTTAGCCTCTCAGGTGAAAGGTTAATTTCAGAGGGCTCAGTACTAGGAGGACGATTAGTTGGGGTGAGGGGATGGTGATATGGCCTGGGGCTGGCTCTGTTGGGGGTTTTAGGCCTCGAGCTCTGTGAAGTTGTAGGGACATTAGGAAAATGGAGACCAGACATGTGGCCTCCTTGTTGAGGCTGAGTTGGTAACTGTTGCTGGGGGCTGGCTCCAGTATGTTGGGGAATTTGAGCTGGAGATGGGCCTTGTTTCATCATGTGAGTATTTGAGGCTTGACTGGTCACAATCTGTTGGGTCCCATTTCCAGGCTGCACCCCAGTTTCTGTGCTACCAGGCCTTTCTTGCTTTGGGTGTGCACCTGCAGGGGCCTCCTCAGTCCCAGTTCCTTGGGGACCCTGCGCCACATCAGGATGAGACATTCTCCGGGCAGCCCCTGCAATCTagtaaaagggaaaaataaaattagtgtGCAATTTATccataagaaaataaatgacattcACAAGTTCAAATTTGAACATACTGTTCAAATTTGCCTCAATATTTGGCCCTAACCTGTGGGTTGACCATCAGGGGTATCCCTCTGGATTTGTCAGGTGATGGTGGAACACCTCCATGTCCTTGAAGGCTGATCATTACTGGCATGTTGCTTTGCTGTGAGACAGGATGTCTCTGAACCTCTGCTGGATTGCTTATACCCCGAGGAGGGAGCTGCCCTCCTGGGGGAATGGGCATGCGATTCTTTGTCTGTTCCTGCTGCATCTtaagcatcatcatcatctgctgctgttgCAAGAATGTAAAATGGAGATCAACAGTAGTATGATTACCAATACCAAATGCTGTTATTAATGTACACAGTGACAATACCTGTTGTTGCAGGTGTGGCTGTTGagcttgctgctgctgctgcagctggtgaGGATGCATCTGGGGTTGGCCTTGACTTGAAGCAGGTTGCGGTGCCAGCCCCTGTTGCCCCTGAGCATTCTGGAGACCCTGCATCTGCATCatctgttgctgttgttgtatttgttgttgttgtaactgttgttgctgctgctgttgctgcatttgttgttgttgcatttGATGTTGCATttgctgctgatgctgcattTGCTGTTGTTGTATTTGCTGCTGTTGCATGTGctgcatttgttgttgttgctgctgctgctgctgctgttgctgctgctgcataaaCTGCATGGGTACCTGTTGAAGTACTCTCTGCTCTCCAGGTTGACCAGGAAAGCCTAGGCAAAtgcaaatgcattaaaaaaacacactaacaaaaaaataagacatGCATTTAATGAAAAGATTGCTTGAATTTTCATATAAATGATGAATTAATTATTGAAAAAGGGGCAAATTAATGGGGATAATATAACAATCACTTACCTGCAGGTCTGTTAGCAAAATCAGGGAGTTTTTGGCCTGTACTGTCCAAGCCCAAACCTTGCTCTCCACCCAGATTTGGCAATTCAGAATCCTCTATGCCAGCAGCCACATCAAGACCACTAAGAAGAGAAGTTCACTGATTACCAGATAAATTATCTAATAGTACTAAAGCTGAAGCACTGATATCAACTAAAACAATactataaacaaatacaaattgtTACCCAAGTCCCTCTGCTTGCTGTTGTCCATCTCCCTCTTTTGGTTTCTTCTTTCGTGctggtttctttttcttaggCTTAGCCGGATTTCCTCCACCTGCACCCTGTTTTCCTCCTGGCCCAAACTGGCTGGCTGAGATATCACTCTGTAGCAGATTGACCAGCAGTGGGCTAGTCAGTGTAACATCTTTGCTAACAGGAAAGCCACCTGGCTGTCCACAGGGTCCTCCAATTGGCATCTGACCTGGAAACTGAGAGTTGAAGTTCATGCCATGACCTGCAAAGTGTCCATTTCCCATCTGCATGTGCTGGGGGCCTCCCATCATGCCTTGTTGCTGCTGTGCCTGCATATCAGGGACCATTTGCTGGACTCCTAAGTCTCCCGTCCCACTGTTCGGATCTCCTATGGCATGTGGGTGCTGCTGAGCTGcctgttgctgctgttgttgtaacatggcttgttgttgttgttgtttctgctgttgctgctgcaacTGCTGTTGCTGTAGCTGTTGATGGATGAGAGGATGGCCAGCAGGAAGTCTCATCTGCTGCCCATGCATGCCCATAGCTTGATTAGGATTACCAGTAACTGGAACCTGCTggggttgttgttggttcatctgctggtgttgttgctgctgctgctgttgttgttgtaattGTTGTTGCTGcaactgatgctgctgctgttgttgtaaCTGTTGTTGCTGAAGTTGAGCCATTTGCTGTTGCTGTTGTGGAGTCATCTGCTGTGGTGTCATCTGCTGTGGGCCAACCTGGCCTTGGAACTGAGCCATATTACCTGGAACATTTGGCGAAGGACCACGCATCATCTGGCCAGGCATAACCCCTGCTGGAATCTTGCCTCCAAATGGTTGCTTGTTTCCCTGCATCTGGTTGGCAACCATTTGCTCCATCATTGAgctttgttgctgctgctgctgcaggagcaTGGCCTGGTGCCCTTGGCCTCCAACCATCTGACCCTGCCCATGCATCACCCCCTGGCCTTGCTGTGGAATCATCTGCTTAGGCGGGGTCATCCCTCCTCTCTGCCCATGATTGATGGGCCTTGAAAGGACAGTCTGACCTCCACCCTGGCCTTGAATCATCTGGCTGGGGGAGGAGGACACAGGCTGGGCCTGATGCTGGAGGCCCATCATCTGGGTCTGGAGGCCAGGCTGCTGCTGGCCCATACTAGGTCCAGCTGTTGTACCAGGGGGTGGACCTGCCATGCTACTTTGCACACCCATAACGTTGGGCTGAGCATGGGGCGGTCCTTGCATTGAGTTTGGTGTAGGTGCTGATGGCTGGGCTCCTGATGCAAAATAGAAAAGGGAAGATTAAGAAAATACTTTAAAGTCCTTTTCACAACAGCTGTGAACAAAGGTGCCCACcacttataataaaataaactcacaTCAACGAAAGCAATTAAATCAAGTTTTAAAGTGGAAAGAAAACACCCACAACATAGAGGCTGGTCTAAATGCATTCAATTCAAAGGATTTCaattttaaattagttaatTGATGCAACCATATACAATGTTTTCTTTCCCACtccatcaaagaaaaaaaaaacatcataaccCAtggatattaaaataattttcttcttttgttaatttgttaaaaataattctGCCATGCCTGAAGTGTCTCAAATTCAAATCTACACCAATGTCCATTTCATTATGCACATCCCTCTGCATGCAAATTAGCTCCATCTCAGACTAGCTGCAGCAACTCATAAACTCCAAACACTTTTAGCTCTTCTGCTAACTCAGTTGTATTCATGTTAGATGCACGTGTTTCCTGATCATCAGCCCTAACAACTTCCACATTGTAATTTGACAGGATTTACTTCTTGTTGCATATGAGAACCTAGCCATTTCCTTCTGTGTATTCAAGACTGTCATTGATACATTATAGTTCCAAGATGAAAATGCTCAACCATTACACAGACTCAGTGAAGATTTTTAATTCAGAAACAAACCAATCAACATCACCCCTCCAGTCCCAAAAtgatatatataatgtataatgaTTCTGTCATGTTGGTGTGTTGGGTTATAACACTTCGATGGCAGTGTTTAAGTTTGCTCAAGAAATGCAAACTAAATGTGACAGAGATTGtgcaagaaagaaaataatgtgaagaatatcttaaatgtaaacacaatcaATTAGTGATAAAAGGATCAACAGAGCTTTTTTGTCCATAAGGACAGTTTGTAATACATTCAGTCTATTTTGGGAGGCTGGGACATGACGATGTTGTGACTGGTGTTACAAATACAAGCAAACACTTCTGTCTGCACACCGTGCCTTGTAGCCCATTTCGTCGCACCTCTTCTCTTGTTCCTTTtttcaaaattcaagaaaaataggaaTGGGAATCAAAATCACATGTTTCAATAGGCAGAACTGTGATATTTACCCCTGGCatataaaataattgaatgTTATCAATAagtctctttttaaataatatgtgCATTCCCCCTTAATAATCTCATATCAGCCAATCAAGTAAACGAAGGGATAACCGAGATGatccaaacaaaacagtaaCTGTAAAAGTAAGAGTAACAGGAAAGGTCCAACTCTAAGCACATTAACATAATGTCTGACTAAACCATCTGAATATGTCACTTACAAATACAGGCACTTTGATGTGAAAGACTGCCTGTATTACAGCCCTCCCTGTTTAAAAGATGGTGGTGACTGTGTTCTTGTTGGAAAAACAAGTTCTGTGTGTCCATCTTTAAGTTTACAACCAAACATAAGgcgaaaaaaaagaaactatctCTAAAAATCACAGAACATTCATTAAGGGATCTggaaaatgtaatgtaatgagaACAATATGTTTCTTCTAAGACATAGCCTCAAGTATACTCTAGTGTGATATTTTACCTGTGTGACCCATTGCTTGGTTGCTCTGTAACTGCTGCGGTGGTCCTCCACCGGGAGTTCCTGGAGTGCTGGCACTCACCTGACCTTGAACAAAGTTTGGGGTTGGAAAGCCCATGGGACGCTTTGCCATGCCTGCAATCAGAGTTgctcattttgttattttggacATCATACTTGGGGCAATTCAGTCTAACAGTTACTTGCCTGGGTGAACTTGGGTCCCAGGTTGTCCATGCTGGGGCATTCCCATGAATCCCTGTTGCATGTTACCCTGTTGGCTGAGGGCTGCTCTTCCTGGAGAACCAACGCCTTGGGGGAATCCTTGTGGAGTAGTAGGTCTCTGAGCCATCATGGGAGGTGTTCCTGGTGAACCCTGCTGAAATGGAGATGAGGATGACCCAGGAGACTTGGCAGTGAGGTTGCCCTGTGGTCCAGAGGTTGGTGGTAGGGGTGGTGGGGGCCTTGGTGGTCCTGTGACACCACCAGGGCCAGCCTGTTGACTTTTAGGCTGGGGAGCAGCAAACTGACCcattcctgcctgctgctgcaACTGTCCTTGCCCCATGGCATTGAATACCTGCCCAGCCTGCTGGCTGCCGAATGGATATGGGGGTGGAGGATGATTGGGAGTCTGAACTGTAGCTAGAGAGGGTGGGCGCTGAACCATCTGGGCTTGGAGTGGAGGTTTTCTCCAGGCAGGGCCTCCTTGGGGTGTCTGTGGCTGTAGGACGCCAGAAGATAACTGATTCCAGCCAGGAGGCACAGCCATCTGGCCAGAAGGGTTGAATGGAGGTCTAGGTCCAAGTTGAAGCTGAGCTTGCTGCTGGGCCTGCTGCTGTTGGTGATGCTGTtgttggagctgctgcagagctgccTGGTTGGTTGGCCTCCCAGCCTGCAGAGCCTGCATATGATGGGCAGCTTGAGGAAGCATGGGGCCTGAGCCGTGGGAACCAGCTTGTTGGTGTTGAagttgctgctgttgctgctgaatGGACATCCCCGGCATCATTGGATCCATCACATCTACAAATAAAGAAGTCtaccattaccattttgtctaAACTAATAATATTTTCAAAATCCCGAAACAATTTATTtgaaaactgttctgtgatttaatgaatgaatgaaaataaagaaccCAACCTGTTTGTGAAGGTGGTCTCTGAACACGAGGATGGACCTGTCCACTGCTGCCTGGTAATATAGTCTGACCTACCATACCAGGGCCAGGGGGAACCATCGGCGGATTTGCCATTCTTACCCCTCCTtgtggaaataaatatatatcaaGTCACTACAAATACGTATAATGTACATGTTAATATATGTCCaataactaataaaaataaataaaaaacatctgtaaTCAATAGCAGTGAATGCTAAAAATACCAAAGAGAAAACTGTATATTTTCTGGGCTTCATTTACAACTGACTGACAACAACTGACATCCAAAATAACTCCATGAACCAATACCTGGACCAGGCTGACCTGGAAAGCCACCATCCATCCTCATCTGACCAGGTGCACCAATTGGTCCATTAACTCTAACTTCTTGTCCTCTATTTGGTCCAACAGCCACATTAATGGCTCCTTCCccttaagataaaaaaaaggaaaataggtCATTGTTAGTACAAAAAAAGTCTGCTAAAATTCTGCTTTGAAGtagggctgcacgattatgaccaaaataataatcacgattattttgatcaatattgtaatcacgattattaatcgcgattattcactgtgtttggaaaaacatgtatttttattgcaccaattataaacaaactactttgcaacaattttttgtgaaaaagtaaactttaaattagaatagatgataaataatgcaataaatacatttaccattcatttttgagaagttaatgtaaattttggggctacaaaagatgctaaatcaagAGCCGTTTAGGTGCCAAAAGAACCggttctctgaaaagagccgaacatccatCACTAGTAATGGATGCTAGTGTGGGAGGGATGTTGTGAGAAAGGCAAACAttgaagaaaagacaacataaaaatgtttagaacagtaaagaaataataaaaatttaattcttcagtcaatattttctttgttttttaagtttaattttattaagtgtaatgttttttttaattaggagtctgcaacatgtcacaacactttttaaatgttaatgtcgacactcttcattaataaacattaatatctgacggtaagccagcgcgggaccagccagcagcagttatgtacgtttcattttcagcctggtcatgaaacagatctTCTCCTGCTCTGAGTCCAGCTGCTGcgtgaggaccaagcctcttctgagtgcttctggacgggggaggggtcggAGCACCCCCCCTGTTGAAGAGTGAACTATACgctctttcacgtcagtctccaaaagtctccaatatcaccagaaaaagtcgttAGATTAGTCGCTAGTCGTTTTTTGAAAATAAGTCGCTAGAGGTGCGTGAAAActagcaacactgagtacaactAGTGTGCCTCTAGAGGCACACTAAGTACAACTAGCTGCCGACTGTAAAAGGTGCACGCCCTTGTTCtttaggcagcttaatgaagctttggcctcgcgttcgccccctggtggttggcCGACTGCAGgttgagaatgtgtgtgatcagagaagcagcagagctgcgtttttaatgtaaatatcgttgacgatcaggttcatttaattgtggccaccaaaatcgtgatcacaatcaaaatccgattaattgtgcagccctactttGAAGTCCAGCAAATGTAATATGAAGACTACATTGTTACCTTCTATCTGAACAGAAAGTATTCCCAGATCTCTAAGCTGCTGCTGATTGTTCTGGGCCAACAGTCTGAGTCGCTCAGCCGCATCCCGAGGAATGTTGAATGTAACACGTACACTGTTCCATGGCTCCACACGCTGGGGATGCAGTCTCTCAAAACCTTAAAGAAGAATATTTAATGTTTACCACCAGCAGTGtacttaaaacacacacaactttttttctacTATGCTGTCTCTATAGTGAGATTCCATCCTGCAAACAGACTCCAACATCATGAACTGCAGCAGGTGTATTCTGCTCAACAGAATCAAAGAACTTAGTACTGTGGCACAAATAACCAGTTCTACTGCAACAGGTTCTGGTGATGTCTCCAAGAGCAAAATAAGGACAACAATAACGATTACTCTAGACATGTGCAATTGAACTGCAGGATGAGAGGCTCACTGCAGAGACAGCTGAATCATAACAAGGGCTGACAACATATTTCCAAACAGCATACTGGTTGGAAAATGCAAAACAGGCAGGCAGGTGCAAGGTTTATAACAGCTACCATGGATAAACAAATATATGAGAAGAACAGAAGTACTACCCTGATTATCTAGTGAATGCAAGTATTAGCAGCATCAAGATACCACATCCTATATAATTGGTCAGTCTAATTAGAAGTAGAAATTAAGGATTTCACTGTtgtgaacaataaaaaaaatggaatatttTGGTGGATCAATATAGAACAATTGTGCTCAGTAGGCAAATACACTGGGATTCCCCCCCTTACATAAATAggaaaaaacccttacatttattttcttataagaTAAAATTTTAAAGACATAAGAACCAACCCATATCAAGCATGTTAGGTATGCC
This region of Melanotaenia boesemani isolate fMelBoe1 chromosome 13, fMelBoe1.pri, whole genome shotgun sequence genomic DNA includes:
- the ncoa6 gene encoding nuclear receptor coactivator 6 isoform X4 gives rise to the protein MAHRHTLPEMAQKTEYMEPDNESDRDSGVGEDAGEDADSCHKNSETKEYEVKEQVGFDQEEDSTVFIAFQGNIDDEDFAHKLETVLSGIPNMLDMGFERLHPQRVEPWNSVRVTFNIPRDAAERLRLLAQNNQQQLRDLGILSVQIEGEGAINVAVGPNRGQEVRVNGPIGAPGQMRMDGGFPGQPGPGGVRMANPPMVPPGPGMVGQTILPGSSGQVHPRVQRPPSQTDVMDPMMPGMSIQQQQQQLQHQQAGSHGSGPMLPQAAHHMQALQAGRPTNQAALQQLQQQHHQQQQAQQQAQLQLGPRPPFNPSGQMAVPPGWNQLSSGVLQPQTPQGGPAWRKPPLQAQMVQRPPSLATVQTPNHPPPPYPFGSQQAGQVFNAMGQGQLQQQAGMGQFAAPQPKSQQAGPGGVTGPPRPPPPLPPTSGPQGNLTAKSPGSSSSPFQQGSPGTPPMMAQRPTTPQGFPQGVGSPGRAALSQQGNMQQGFMGMPQHGQPGTQVHPGMAKRPMGFPTPNFVQGQVSASTPGTPGGGPPQQLQSNQAMGHTGAQPSAPTPNSMQGPPHAQPNVMGVQSSMAGPPPGTTAGPSMGQQQPGLQTQMMGLQHQAQPVSSSPSQMIQGQGGGQTVLSRPINHGQRGGMTPPKQMIPQQGQGVMHGQGQMVGGQGHQAMLLQQQQQQSSMMEQMVANQMQGNKQPFGGKIPAGVMPGQMMRGPSPNVPGNMAQFQGQVGPQQMTPQQMTPQQQQQMAQLQQQQLQQQQQHQLQQQQLQQQQQQQQQHQQMNQQQPQQVPVTGNPNQAMGMHGQQMRLPAGHPLIHQQLQQQQLQQQQQKQQQQQAMLQQQQQQAAQQHPHAIGDPNSGTGDLGVQQMVPDMQAQQQQGMMGGPQHMQMGNGHFAGHGMNFNSQFPGQMPIGGPCGQPGGFPVSKDVTLTSPLLVNLLQSDISASQFGPGGKQGAGGGNPAKPKKKKPARKKKPKEGDGQQQAEGLGGLDVAAGIEDSELPNLGGEQGLGLDSTGQKLPDFANRPAGFPGQPGEQRVLQQVPMQFMQQQQQQQQQQQQQQQQQMQQQQQQQQLQQQQIQQQQQMMQMQGLQNAQGQQGLAPQPASSQGQPQMHPHQLQQQQQAQQPHLQQQQQMMMMLKMQQEQTKNRMPIPPGGQLPPRGISNPAEVQRHPVSQQSNMPVMISLQGHGGVPPSPDKSRGIPLMVNPQIAGAARRMSHPDVAQGPQGTGTEEAPAGAHPKQERPGSTETGVQPGNGTQQIVTSQASNTHMMKQGPSPAQIPQHTGASPQQQLPTQPQQGGHMSGLHFPNVPTTSQSSRPKTPNRASPRPYHHPLTPTNRPPSTEPSEINLSPERLNASIAGLFPPKINIPLPPRQPNLNRGFDQQGLNPTTLKAIGQAPPSLTLTGNNGNTGGNNTNNSQQPFSSGAGVGASGAKQDKQPGGQSKRASPSNSRRSSPASSRKSATPSPGRQKGAKMTISCPPHQQQLVNPQGQTMMLSPSSVPQSPVSLPSQVSGCTETQQTQSSLHGIHGNSADGVRENQGIVTGEQRQIPQSQPQGQPLRELTAPRMASPRLPAPQYPKSDLETQAGTVDRQPTHPASMQDSEVSPALRGAPTSLNQLLDNTGVSNMPLRPTQSNNVVMGKDSPKSALDPDRSLNSNSLPTDRSVSGVTTTTVTETEAKPKISTPVSASSPTSQSISLPCSHPSSNVNSSTTVNLNQNLTCSGVNPSPNINLTSTHCSSVSTNTNAPSTVSANTVTSSQNSSASAVSAISGSSPAVNSATSTVKPSPSPKPVTSVHSVIQIPASSTTISPNQITVFVTSNPITSAPTPQPPTSMVSTMVAVPNKNARPQDIRQQSPGPRPQFITTAPVFINPVFQVPGSSVAPNTSVVSQSVTMVGSIQVSAANFQLSAAPSFTQATGTNMTSAQPTRGAVGQIQITTSMPSSAPVGTLLAPQQINSGTIKTESVSDTNSFQKSAVPVQQPSPHPNPSAPFQPPLASPPPCSSPATINTIRKSPVSPSPTAQVKNKPAPAAVSISGTGDSQQSTIERPPQGHTGAAPPQVFVPSTAPAIQTEAQAPRTTAVGSNITLSVVPSPAPAPSQVTGPTQIVVQAPVVLPASISSSAQAVNSQAPVVTFSTTTGVPSTTLLSSVTPVQSPVPSIVPIVAAPGPVDVAHNTASPVANPSVVPPGQSDAPGAKPAVPPAAAPAESTQTAPAPVQQEASQEAVTEKTGEEVPTGSEQGWAKKRKTPINLVPSTAVEKPKGPSRRSSRAEKEVEEEPVADSGIRKRSARPATSTAVKETGASPTQAKRRKSK